A single region of the Sus scrofa isolate TJ Tabasco breed Duroc chromosome 16, Sscrofa11.1, whole genome shotgun sequence genome encodes:
- the CCNB1 gene encoding G2/mitotic-specific cyclin-B1: MALRITRNTKINAENKAKISMAGAKRVPVASAATSKPGLRPRTALGDIGNKVSEQPQAKLPLKKEAKTLAAGKVVAKKLPKPLEKAPVPVLEPQPEREPEPELEPEPEPEPVKGEKLSPEPILVDTPSPSPMETSGCAPAEEYLCQAFSDVILAVNDVDAEDGGDPNLCSEYVKDIYDYLRQLEEEQAVRPKYLLGREVTGNMRAILIDWLVQVQMKFRLLQETMYMTVSIIDRFMQDNCVPKKMLQLVGVTAMFIASKYEEMYPPEIGDFAFVTDNTYTKYQIRQMEMKILRALNFCLGRPLPLHFLRRASKIGEVDVELHTLAKYLMELTMLDYDMVHFPPSQIAAGAFCLSLKILDNGEWTPTLQHYLSYTEESLLVVMQHLAKNIVVVNRGLTKHMTIKNKYATSKHAKISTLAQLNSALVQDLAKAVAKV; encoded by the exons ATGGCGCTCCGGATCACCAGG AACACGAAAATTAATGCTGAAAATAAGGCGAAGATCAGTATGGCAGGCGCAAAGCGCGTGCCTGTGGCCTCTGCTGCAACCTCTAAGCCCGGACTGAGGCCAAGAACTGCTCTTGGAGACATCGGTAACAAAGTCAGTGAACAGCCACAGGCCAAACTGCCTCTGAAAAAG GAAGCAAAAACTTTAGCTGCTGGAAAAGTTGTTGCTAAAAAACTACCGAAACCTCTGGAAAAGGCTCCTGTACCTGTATTAGAGCCCCAGCCAGAGAGGGAGCCCGAGCCTGAACTGGAGCCTGAACCAGAACCTGAGCCTGTTAAAGGAGAGAAACTTTCCCCTGAACCTATTTTG GTTGATACTCCCTCTCCAAGCCCCATGGAAACATCTGGCTGTGCCCCTGCAGAAGAATATTTGTGTCAGGCTTTCTCTGATGTAATTCTTGCAGTGAATGATGTGGATGCAGAAGATGGAGGGGATCCAAACCTTTGTAGTGAATATGTGAAAGATATCTATGATTATCTGAGACAACTTGAG GAAGAACAAGCAGTTAGACCAAAATACCTACTGGGTCGTGAAGTCACTGGAAACATGAGAGCCATCCTAATTGACTGGCTAGTGCAGGTTCAGATGAAATTCAGGTTACTACAGGAGACCATGTACATGACAGTTTCCATTATTGATCGGTTCATGCAG GATAATTGTGTGCCCAAGAAGATGCTCCAACTGGTTGGTGTCACTGCCATGTTTATTGCCAGCAAATATGAAGAAATGTACCCTCCAGAAATTGGTGACTTTGCCTTTGTGACTGACAATACTTACACTAAGTACCAAATCAGGCAGATGGAAATGAAGATTCTAAGAGCATTAAATTTTTGTCTGGGTCGCCCTCTACCCCTGCATTTTCTTCGGAGAGCATCCAAGATTGGAGAG GTTGATGTTGAGTTACATACTTTGGCCAAATATCTGATGGAGCTAACTATGTTGGACTACGATATGGTGCACTTTCCTCCTTCTCAGATCGCAGCAGGAGCTTTTTGCCTATCCCTGAAGATTCTTGATAATGGTGAATGG ACACCAACTCTACAGCATTACCTGTCATACACTGAAGAATCCCTTCTTGTGGTTATGCAACACTTGGCTAAGAATATCGTCGTGGTGAATCGAGGGCTTACAAAGCACATG ACTATCAAGAACAAGTATGCCACATCTAAGCATGCTAAGATCAGCACTCTAGCCCAGCTGAATTCAGCACTAGTTCAAGATTTAGCCAAGGCTGTGGCAAAGGTGTAA